In one window of Miscanthus floridulus cultivar M001 chromosome 12, ASM1932011v1, whole genome shotgun sequence DNA:
- the LOC136496631 gene encoding uncharacterized protein isoform X1 has protein sequence MKLFGGAELPSRLEDPKSVLENLLCLQMADDPNMNFGAFSQSLCSQHVVSFPTSVATSGSGGMPTYLDCSTGMDASVGMLTTPSVVVSTGSSNMPTDSGQNLKYGGPLAADWTQLELEILRDGMEKYVHEQGIMKYIKIAASLPNKTVRDVAMRCQWVGKKVNTRRRKPQEHHTGRNTKERKDKFVEPAPWGANHPLQTGMRASSFMPHNVQNNMFLSGASEIDRPVQHLLEENNRLLNQIETNIQSFQPHNNFDLFHRARGNINDLLQITSQLPGLRTKMPPLSVSVDENLASFVLPGITMDQILGSNHLKEEPRGW, from the exons ATGAAGTTGTTTGGGGGAGCTGAGCTTCCTTCTAGGCTGGAAGATCCAAAATCTGTTCTCGAAAATTTACTCTGCCTACAGATGGCAGACGATCCTAATATGAACTTTGGGGCATTCTCCCAGTCACTCTGCAGCCAGCATGTAGTTTCATTTCCGACAAGCGTAGCCACTAGTGGCTCAGGAGGCATGCCAACATACCTGGATTGTTCCACTGGGATGGATGCCAGTGTGGGGATGCTGACCACACCTTCAGTGGTTGTTTCCACTGGTTCATCTAATATGCCAACAGATTCCGGGCAGAACCTCAAATATGGTGGGCCGCTGGCTGCGGATTGGACACAGCTTGAGCTTGAAATTCTGAGAGATGGCATGGAGAA ATATGTTCATGAACAAGGCATCATGAAGTATATAAAGATAGCAGCATCGTTACCGAACAAGACAGTAAGAGATGTCGCAATGAGGTGCCAGTGGGTAGGG AAGAAAGTAAATACAAGGCGAAGGAAACCCCAAGAACACCATACTGGGAGAAATACAAAAGAAAGAAAG GATAAATTTGTAGAGCCTGCACCGTGGGGAGCAAATCATCCTCTTCAAACAGGCATGAGAGCCTCTTCATTTATGCCGCATAATGTTCAAAACAATATGTTTCTATCTGGAG CCTCTGAGATAGATCGTCCAGTGCAGCATCTACTGGAGGAAAATAATAGGCTTCTTAATCAAATCGAAACAAATATTCAGAGTTTTCAG CCTCATAACAATTTCGATCTCTTCCATCGGGCAAGAGGGAACATTAATGATCTTCTACAAAT CACGAGCCAACTGCCTGGACTGAGGACCAAGATGCCTCCACTTAGCGTGTCAGTGGATGAAAATCTTGCTAGCTTCGTGCTTCCTGGCATTACAATG GATCAAATTCTTGGAAGCAACCATTTGAAGGAGGAGCCAAGAGGATGGTAG
- the LOC136496631 gene encoding uncharacterized protein isoform X2, whose translation MKLFGGAELPSRLEDPKSVLENLLCLQMADDPNMNFGAFSQSLCSQHVVSFPTSVATSGSGGMPTYLDCSTGMDASVGMLTTPSVVVSTGSSNMPTDSGQNLKYGGPLAADWTQLELEILRDGMEKYVHEQGIMKYIKIAASLPNKTVRDVAMRCQWVGKKVNTRRRKPQEHHTGRNTKERKDKFVEPAPWGANHPLQTASEIDRPVQHLLEENNRLLNQIETNIQSFQPHNNFDLFHRARGNINDLLQITSQLPGLRTKMPPLSVSVDENLASFVLPGITMDQILGSNHLKEEPRGW comes from the exons ATGAAGTTGTTTGGGGGAGCTGAGCTTCCTTCTAGGCTGGAAGATCCAAAATCTGTTCTCGAAAATTTACTCTGCCTACAGATGGCAGACGATCCTAATATGAACTTTGGGGCATTCTCCCAGTCACTCTGCAGCCAGCATGTAGTTTCATTTCCGACAAGCGTAGCCACTAGTGGCTCAGGAGGCATGCCAACATACCTGGATTGTTCCACTGGGATGGATGCCAGTGTGGGGATGCTGACCACACCTTCAGTGGTTGTTTCCACTGGTTCATCTAATATGCCAACAGATTCCGGGCAGAACCTCAAATATGGTGGGCCGCTGGCTGCGGATTGGACACAGCTTGAGCTTGAAATTCTGAGAGATGGCATGGAGAA ATATGTTCATGAACAAGGCATCATGAAGTATATAAAGATAGCAGCATCGTTACCGAACAAGACAGTAAGAGATGTCGCAATGAGGTGCCAGTGGGTAGGG AAGAAAGTAAATACAAGGCGAAGGAAACCCCAAGAACACCATACTGGGAGAAATACAAAAGAAAGAAAG GATAAATTTGTAGAGCCTGCACCGTGGGGAGCAAATCATCCTCTTCAAACAG CCTCTGAGATAGATCGTCCAGTGCAGCATCTACTGGAGGAAAATAATAGGCTTCTTAATCAAATCGAAACAAATATTCAGAGTTTTCAG CCTCATAACAATTTCGATCTCTTCCATCGGGCAAGAGGGAACATTAATGATCTTCTACAAAT CACGAGCCAACTGCCTGGACTGAGGACCAAGATGCCTCCACTTAGCGTGTCAGTGGATGAAAATCTTGCTAGCTTCGTGCTTCCTGGCATTACAATG GATCAAATTCTTGGAAGCAACCATTTGAAGGAGGAGCCAAGAGGATGGTAG
- the LOC136497656 gene encoding photosynthetic NDH subunit of lumenal location 3, chloroplastic-like isoform X2 codes for MDHEMEQKGCLCRIKNCAIELFSVMEEDLEVDDEDSWDLVGRDLRLKATFLYIDISRVIASCKGEEHKKALTVLANKFFYSMGELGDAVESRSLPLTQVRYSDTADALREVVAVLAPSLLQFGPHDPEE; via the exons ATGGACCATGAGATGGAGCAGAAGGGATGTCTCTGCCGGATCAAGAACTGCGCCATCGAGCTCTTCTCTGTGATGGAGGAGGATCTGGAGGTGGACGACGAGGACTCGTGGGACCTTGTCGGAAGGGACCTCCGGCTAAAGGCCACCTTCCTGTACATTGACATCAGCCGCGTGATCGCCTCGTGCAAGGGCGAAGAGCACAAGAAGGCGCTCACTGTCCTTGCCAACAAGTTCTTCTACTCCATGGGTGAG CTGGGCGACGCAGTGGAGAGCAGAAGCCTCCCTCTGACGCAGGTGCGCTACAGCGACACCGCTGACGCACTCCGCGAGGTGGTCGCCGTCCTCGCGCCGTCCCTGCTGCAGTTCGGCCCGCATGATCCGGAGGAATAG
- the LOC136497656 gene encoding photosynthetic NDH subunit of lumenal location 3, chloroplastic-like isoform X1 has product MVQESIFVFTLLVSLLPSSYNYVSQVSIFPIHRAGGAMDHEMEQKGCLCRIKNCAIELFSVMEEDLEVDDEDSWDLVGRDLRLKATFLYIDISRVIASCKGEEHKKALTVLANKFFYSMGELGDAVESRSLPLTQVRYSDTADALREVVAVLAPSLLQFGPHDPEE; this is encoded by the exons ATGGTCCAAGAATCGATTTTTGTTTTCACTTTGCTTGTTTCTTTGTTGCCCTCATCCTATAATTACGTGTCACAGGTCTCGATCTTCCCCATACACAGAGCGGGGGGAGCGATGGACCATGAGATGGAGCAGAAGGGATGTCTCTGCCGGATCAAGAACTGCGCCATCGAGCTCTTCTCTGTGATGGAGGAGGATCTGGAGGTGGACGACGAGGACTCGTGGGACCTTGTCGGAAGGGACCTCCGGCTAAAGGCCACCTTCCTGTACATTGACATCAGCCGCGTGATCGCCTCGTGCAAGGGCGAAGAGCACAAGAAGGCGCTCACTGTCCTTGCCAACAAGTTCTTCTACTCCATGGGTGAG CTGGGCGACGCAGTGGAGAGCAGAAGCCTCCCTCTGACGCAGGTGCGCTACAGCGACACCGCTGACGCACTCCGCGAGGTGGTCGCCGTCCTCGCGCCGTCCCTGCTGCAGTTCGGCCCGCATGATCCGGAGGAATAG
- the LOC136496632 gene encoding psbQ-like protein 3, chloroplastic, with protein sequence MALRLAVQALSARSLLSRAETTSPNKPPSKSNSKQQSQRPGAPASAAATTSRRRLATAAGAAVLASQLLPPVASSAAGTFDLRLTLPEKSSEEAEAVVRTHARNLLGVKRFIDAGAWRELQAALRASASNLKQDLYAIIQARPTGQRPELRRLYSDLFNSVTSLDYAARDKDEVQVQERYGNIVSALDEIFAKIM encoded by the exons ATGGCATTGCGGCTCGCCGTACAGGCGCTGTCCGCGAGGAGCCTGTTGTCGCGCGCAGAAACTACGTCCCCCAATAAGCCACCGAGCAAGAGCAACAGCAAGCAGCAGTCGCAGAGGCCAGGGGCACCAGCCTCCGCAGCCGCCACCACCAGCAGGAGGCGGCTAGCaacggcggcgggggcggcggtcCTGGCGTCCCAGCTACTGCCGCCCGTGGCGAGCAGCGCCGCCGGCACGTTCGACCTGCGGCTCACGCTGCCGGAGAAGTCCAGCGAGGAGGCCGAGGCCGTGGTGCGGACCCACGCGCGGAACCTGCTGGGCGTGAAGCGCTTCATCGACGCCGGGGCGTGGCGGGAGCTGCAGGCGGCGCTGCGCGCCAGCGCGTCCAACCTCAAGCAGGACCTGTACGCCATCATCCAGGCGAGGCCCACGGGGCAGCGCCCCGAACTCCGCAGGCTCTACTCCGACCTCTTCAACAGCGTCACCAGC CTGGATTACGCCGCCAGAGACAAGGACGAGGTCCAGGTGCAGGAGCGCTACGGCAACATCGTCTCCGCCCTCGATGAGATTTTCGCAAAGATCATGTAG